Part of the Nicotiana tabacum cultivar K326 chromosome 20, ASM71507v2, whole genome shotgun sequence genome, CAGTTGGACCGGGTTAGACACAAAATTTGAGCTGGATTTGGTCAAAATTAACATGGCCCAGTCcgatttctcttctatttttcatttttgttttcttttctttttaaactaatcttcaaaattaaaaacctaaaaatcctaatttaaattgtaaaaccaaaattaacttaaaatgctaattaactcttaaaaaaataagaaaatcacacgattttgacattaaatattaaaatacgaagtacattattttttatgaatttttcatttttgtagagCACACTTAACTACTCCTAATTacagaattaaatcctaaatgtcaatgcaacctatttttgtatttttctttaattaaaaacaaagatgaacatgcacagacaacatgaataattaacaaagtgccacgaaaattctccaaattgcgtacaaagaaaaactagtttatatttttttttttgatttcttttggagtagttcctgtgaggcaaaaattacgtgctcacaaccACCACGATCAGATTGCAATGTTTTGATATATTTATCATGTCGTTTCTCCGTTTCCGTCTTAAATTCTTTGAATTTCTCAAAGCATTCAAACTTACATCGCAACAGATAAatgtatccatattttgagtaatcatctgtgaaagtcacaaaatactcaaaaccacctcTTGCTTGTATATTCATGGGGCCACACAAATCAGAGTGAATTAATTATAGCTTATCGCTGACTCTATTTCCTTTTGAGGGAAAATGTCTCTTGGTCATTTTACCTTCAGGATTCGCATGTTGATAGTGACTCCATTTTCAATGAATTCAAAGGTCTACGAGGAGACCAATCTCGAAATTCTATTTAGATTTATGTGACCTAGACGTAAGTGCCATAAATAAGTTTGACTCAATTCAGAAATACGTTTTCTTTTATGTGGCAGAttaatgttatttaattattttggtTGTTGTAGCACATGAGGAGatatatcaaaaataaaaagGTCATGTACTCTAGAAAAAGTGTAGATAAAACGTTTATTAAACTTAATAACAGTAGAGTTATTTGCAAAATAAACATTATAACCAACATCCATTATTTTCGAAACCGAAATTAAATTCCTTCCAATAGGTACATAGAGAACATCCTTTAAAACTAAAACTCTATCACTACTAAATGAAACTCTAATATCTCCTAATGCTAAAGCTGGTGCTGGCTCGCCATTGGCTTGAAAAATGCAAACTTCATTCTCACTTAGCCACCGCGTTTCCTGAAACCCTTGCAAAGTAGTGCAGATATGATTAGTGGCTCTCGAATCTACACACCAAAACATGCTAGAAACAGCCACTAAACAAGTTTCAATAacatttaaatttgaattacaTTGCTTATACAACTTTGCCAGATAGGCAAGGCTTGCTTCTTGTGATGTGCAGGTTGCTTGTAATGATAGCACTTGCCTTTGGGATTTTTCACACCAGCCGCACCTCCAGGTGCAAAACCTTTTGAGCCTTTTTATTTTCTTACTGCCTTTCGACTTAGAAACTAAAGTTTTCTCAACATTGAGTGCCACAACTGGATCTTGTTGTTTGATAATGGATTCTGCCACATGCAGCTCATTCAATAATTTCGCTAGTGACAAATCCATTCTGTTCATATTATAGTTCAAGCAAAATTGTTAAAAACTGTCAGGCAGAGTCTGCAGGACCATCTCAACTTGAGAATCCTTATCAATCATAGCTCCAAGGACCTCCAGTTCATTTAGAAGACTTATCATCTTCAGAACATGGTCCTTAATCGATGATCCTTCATCCATCTTGGTGTTCAAAAGGGCTTTCATGGATGTCTGCTTAGCGGCATGATTTTGCTCACCGAACATCTCTTTGAGACTTTCGAGCATATTATAAGCAGACCCCATAGACTGATGCTGATGTTGCAAAATATTCGCCATAGAGGAAAGCATGTAACATCGCGTCATCTCATCAGCCTTAACCCATTTGTCGTAGGACTTAACCTGATCATCAACAGCATTTTCAGGTTTTTCTAGGCACTCCTCAGTGATTACAAATTTGTAAGCTTCAGCAGTTAGGACAATATCAAGGTTCCTTTTCCAGTCAACATAATTCGGTCCTTCTAACTTGTTTTGGTTCAAAATTGAGGTAAGTGGGTTGAATGAAGACATGGTTAATATGAGAGATATTCACATTAAATAGATCATTAGTTATGTATttagaataattaaattcaaaaCAGCACATTACACATATAACCATGCTCATTGAACAGTTAGATTCGTTAGGGAAACTTAACTATTCATGCAAACTTTATGAGTGATGTAAGATATTAACCCCATAATTTTAAATAGGACTGTAATGACTCGgctggtcgttttaagaatttatgccctaatcccctattaactgtttcccccgtgtttgtttctgctattgtgagatGTCGGGAGGGTTTATTTGGAGTTTtcgagagttttgggacacttagtccctaaatgagagcttaagttttgaaaatttgaccgtagtcggaacagtgtgaagacggcttcGGAATGGAactttgatggttccgttagctccgttgggtgattttgggtttaggagcgtgttcggattgtgttttggaggtccgtagctaatataggcttgaaatgccgaaagttaaatttttgaagttttcggttcgatagtgagattttgatcctagggtcgtaatggaattccggaagttgaagtcgCCCTGTAGTGTCGAATGTGACGTATgtccaaaatttcaggtcattcgaacgaggtttgatagactttttgatcaaaagcgtattttgagagtttttgaagttcttaggcttgaatccgatgctaacAGGTTGATTCGATGTTTTTTGATGTGTTTggaagatttgtataagtttggatagtggtatatgacttgtttgtgcttttggttgaggtctcaggggcctcgggatgatttcggatggttaacgggaaatTGGAACTTGGAGTTTGCAGCTGAAGTTCTTTGGGCTGCTTTCAAAACCACATCTGTGGTTGAGAGGCTGCAGATGCGGAATTTAACCGCAGAAACGACTAGATGAGGAAAAGGTAGGAGCCGTAGGTTTGGAAGGAGTCACGCACCTGCATGACCGCAAATGCGTGAGtaggtcgcaggtgcggattttGGGACTTTAATGAGTTTTGCAAGTGCGGTCATTTTTTTTGCAggagcgggaccgcaggtgcggtcccataaccgcagaagcggattcgcTGGGCAGAgtatataaatagttgccttcacgaatttgagttattctttcaccattttcatccgggaaTTGAGCTTTTGGGCAGGTTTTTGAGAAGGAATTCAAGGGAGCTTCGAGGAGGTAAGATTCCTGGAACCTAAACTCGTTATTATGTTGATTTTATCATTCTAAGcatgaaaatttaagaaaaatcagtagtaaattgagggttagggcttgattaattagagacatttgagtgatgatttaagggaccatttgaggtctgCTTTTGGtgcttttggtatgactgaactcgtgagagtgtgaaggttctgaaaatgtaaatgttgcccgatttcgagacgtgggctcgaggggcgttttggttattttacctaatttcacgtattagcttagaatttatttgtagaatcagttatttgaagtgttatttatattatgcaattgaattgaatagatttaggctatttggagtcgagtactcgtggcaaagacgtggtttcgggttgactttgagccggttcgaggtaagtgtcttgcctaaccttatgtggtggaccttcctcttaggatttggtattattgataattgaaatgccttgtacgtgaggtgacgagtgcgtacttgtgctaattgttgaaaatccggttttcattaagtaattactagtatgtttccttccTATTTATACTAGTTGCAATTTCAGCCTGTTGTtaacttaggaaagcatgtctaattgacttaattgtcttacttgctcaaactgccttatttggattacgtgcagTATGCCAGGTTAGAAgtacctattttaccttggtatggaacttgaattgaactgtgtactcttcttgttgttgttgtatgtttactttgggactacaggacggtatcccgagagatccccctgtatgtttactttggtactacaaaacagtattccaggagatcccccctacacatttacattggaactacgggactgcacctggtagattccccatgtactgagtatttacatttggtactacagatcggtattccgggagatcccatCGCATTATGAGGTGGGACTACAGggcggtatcctgggagatccccggttgttatctttgtactgagttgtatttctttctgtgtttactttgcctctatagttgttgttgttgtcctttatatcttgtgttacttttactgttgtacttatactattttgttctacactgttgaaacttatattttatttaacctttgtaggtccctgaccttcctcgtcactacctggcCGAatttaggcttggcacttactaagtaccgttgtggtgtactcatgccctttctgcgcatgtttttcatgtgcagatctaggtacttccactcagactTATCATGCTTGAGATgaggcgcttgtagagactccAAGGTATATCTATCGCGTCcgtagaccgaagagtccctttctactctcccttttgtattagcccttctgtactttcgctttctttgttagatattctagagttagatgcttgtagacattcaaagccTTATGATcatgagattttgggttttgggaaatgttagTAGTTTCAAGAGTATATATTGTGTATGCCAAGCGGCacttttaaatactgttttatttcaatatttcggtttttaattatttctttcgcaaatttgtttatttttttttgcattgttagtagagactaggtgtcgtcatgatggttcacagagggcgaacaggggtcgtgacaagttggtatcagagctctaggttcataggagtcatgaatcacaagccggtttattagagtctcactgatcggtatggagacgtctttacttatctacgagaggctatgtaactgttaggaaaattccacttcattggatttccttgtcgtgctagattttgatgtcacaattctaaacttatgtattctattctctcacagatggtgaggacacgtgctaaccgagatgatcaggcactcgcGCCCCCTCCTGCAGTCGTTAGAGGCTGGggcaggggtagaggccgaggacacgcacgtggtgcagccagagcacccgcgcgagctgccaccgaggtacctCCACCAGTtgcagccggagtccaggcacctgatacgcctactgctactactactccagctctttagAAGACTCTTgcgtagttcatgagcatgtacaccactttggctcaggcatgGTTGCTTCTCCTTGCtacagccacatctcaggtcgggggaggagcacagactctcgtcgCCTGCACTGCTGAgaagcgagtgcatgttgatcaggtcctagagattattcTTGCACAGCCTGTAGTCCCaggtcagcccgaggatagggcaatGGCTTCAAAGGATAAGCAGTGGAGACTTGAGAGTTTCAAGAAGTATTATCCTCCAGAATTCAGTGGGTTAGCATCAGacgatgccttgggatttctggaggagtgtcaccgtatcctctgcactatgggtatatcaggatcaagtggggtttctttcagtGCCTTCCAGCTTCAAGGAGCCGCCTATAAGTGGtggcgtacctatgagttagacagtctggaTGAGGCAACTTTACTGACTTGGATtcagtttttagatatgttcctaagagagtttgttccttagagccttagggatgcatggcgcacggagtttgagcatttgcgctggGGTACTATGATTGTATCGGAGTATGTTGTttgttacactagcttggctagacatgccccaaccttggtttctactgttcgtgaGAGGGTTCGCCAGTTTATTGAGAGGCTTATTCctaacatcaggtctagcatggcttgtGAATTGGAGaaggatatttcttatcagcaggtggtgagcattgctaggaggattgagagtatgcatgctagggagagagaggagaggaggccaagaggtctcgagagtcgggccattcttttggtgcccgtgccccagcagcaggtcgtcatggtaggggttatatgggtTGCCCcattcatttagctcttccagcagccagtggtattccagctcctcctaggcctcaggagccttattatatacctccagtatctagtgtgcctcctgcgcggggtgatttcagtggtcagtccagtagacttggcctgagccagtcacaaccaccacgtcctcccagagcttgttttgagtgtggtgatacacgccatatggtaagggatttccccagacttaggaggggtgcacctccacagacctctcagccacagcgtgccccgcagagttctcaagctatggttacagctctacTTGTTACCCCACcttctcagccagctagaggtggaggttggggaggtagaggtcgccctagagggggaggccaggccagatactatgcccttcctgacCGTACCAAGGCTGTTGCCtttgattctatcatcacaggcattatactggtttgtcacagagatgcatcgattctattcgatccaagctccatttactcttatgtgtcttcttattttgctccacatttgggtatacctcaggattctttgagttctcccgtttatatttctactcctgtgggagattctcttgttataGACTACGTTTATCAGTCATGTTTggtttctcttagtggttttaagaccatagccgatttattgttgctcaacatggtagattttgatattatcttaggcatggactggttgtcgccccttattgctattcttgattgtcacgccaaaatcgtaATGTTGGTTATGTCAGGTGTACcatgtgttgagtggaggggtgctttagatcacactcccagtagagttatttctttccttaaggctcaatgtatggttgagaagaggtgtgacgtgtatctagattatgtgagagatgttagtatcgacacccctttagttgattcagtcccagtagtacggtattttcctgatgtatttccagctgatcttccaggcatgccgcccgatagagatattgattttggcattgactgttgccgggcactcagcccatttttattcttacgtattgtatggctcctccagagttgaaggaattgaaggatcagttacaggagttgcttgataagggttttattcggtccagtgtatcaccttggggtgctcctgtcttgtttgtgaagaaaaaggatggttctatgcgtatgtatattgattatcactagttgaacaaagttacggTGAAGAACTGCTATCCTTTACCtcatattgatgatatgtttgaccagtttcagggagcacgggtgttttctaagattgacttgcgctcaggttaccatcagttgaagattcgggagcaagatatcccgaagactgctttcaagactcggtatggtcattacgagttccttgttatgtcatttgggctgaccaatgccccagcagcctttatgcatttgatgcacagtgtgttccggccatatcttgactcgttcgtcattgtctttattgatgatattttgttgtatttccggagtcgggaagatcatgagcagcacctaaggacaGTGCTCCAGACTctaagggaaaagaagttatatgctaagttctcgaaatgtgagttttggttggatttcgtggcattattaggccacgtggtatcgagtgagggtattcaggtggatctgaagaaagtagaggcaatgcagagttggcccagaccatcctcagctacagagatccacagTTTTTTTAGCTTGGCAGGTTACTAccatcattttgtggaggggttttcatcgttgcaacccctatgaccaggctgacccagaagggtgctccattctagTGGACGGGagagtatgaggcgagcttttaaaagcttaagacagcattgactatagctccagttttgatattgcctgtaggttcggggtcttacactgtctattgtgatgcctcgaggattggccttagagcggtattgatgcaggatggtagggtgattgcctacgcgtccagacagttgaaggtacatgagaataattatcatgtccatgatcttgagttagttgtcattgttcacgccttgaagatctggcgtcattatttatacggtgtgccttgtgagatttatactgatcatcgaagcttgcagcacctgttcaagtaaaggatctaaatttgtgccagaagagatggttagagttgctgaaggactaagATATCATTATTCTGTATCACcagggcaaggccaatgtggtggccgatgccttaagtcgccaggcagagagtttggggagtttgacttatttaccagcatcggagaggcctatggcgatagATGTTTAGGCTTTAGCCAGctggtttgtgagattggatctttcggagcccagtcaagttctagcttgtgtggtctcttggtcttccttatttgatcgtatcagggagcgtcagaaTGATGACctttatttgcttgtcctcaaggacaaggttcatcatggtatgccagagatgtgactattggtgatgacagggtattaaggatgcagggtcagatttgtgtaactaatgttgatgggctttgggagttaattctagaggaggcccatagtttgcggtattccattcattcgggtgccgcgaagatgtatcaggatttgagatagcactattggaggaggcggataaagaaagatatagttgggtttgtagcttggtgcctcaactatctgcaggtgaagtatgagcaccagagaccgggtgggttgcttcagcagatagagatttcggagtggagtgggagcagatcaccatggactttgtagttgggctcccacggaatttgagaaagttcgatgttatttgggtgattgtagatcggctgaccaagtctgcgcacttcattcctgtgtgtactacttattcttcggagcggttagtggagatttatatctgggagattgttagTCTGTatggtatcccagtttccatcatttcagatagcggtactcagttcacatcaggATTCTAGAGGGCCGTttagcatgagttaggtactcgggtggagttgagtacatcatttcaccctcagatggacggatagtTCGAGCGGCcaattcaaattcttgaggatatgctctgtgcgtgtgtgattgagtttagaGGGTCTTggaatcagttcttgccattggcgaagtttgcctacaacaacagctatcagtccagcattcagatgtcaccgtatgaggctttatatggtaggcggtgtagatcctcagtgggttggtttgagccgggtgaggctagattattgggcatagacttggttcaggatacttggagaaggttaaggtgattcaggatagactccgtacagcccagtccagatagaagagttacgcggaccggaaggttcatgatttttcttatatggttggagagcgggttctgcttcgggtttcgcctatgaagggcgttatgagatttgggaagaaggtgaagttgagtccgaggtttattggcccttttgagatattgaggcgtgttggagAGGTTGcatatgagcttgccttacctcccagcttggcaggagtttcatgttttgatgctccggaggtatcacggtgatctgttgCACATGTTGGATTTTAATTCAGTTCAATTGGagaaggatctatcttatgttgagtaGCCAGCGGCAATATTGGAcaagcaggttcgaaagttgagatcaaagaatattgcatcagtgaaggttcagtggtgggGTCAGCTAGTCGAGTaggcgacctaggagaccgagcaggatatgcacagccgttaccctcatcttttcactactttaggtatgtctctatgctcgttcgaggacgaacgaatgttttgGGAGGaagtaacgacccggccgattgttttaagaatttacaccctgatcccctattaactatttacctcgtgtttgtttctgctatagTGAGTTGTCGGGAgggtttatttggagtttcggagagttttgggacacttagtccctaaatgagagcttaagttttgaaaatttgaccgtagtcagaacagtatgaagacggcctcagaatggaattttgatggttctgttagctctgttgggtgatttcgggtttaggtgCGTGTTcgaattatgttttggaggtccgtagctaatttaggcttgaaatgccgaaagttgaactTTTGAAGTTTCCGATTTGATAGTGAgtttttgatccgagggtcagaatggaatacTGGAAGTTGGAGTAACTCCGTAGTGtcaaatgtgacgtgtgtgcaaaatttcaggtcattcagacgaggtttgatagactttttgatcgaaagcgtattttgaaagtttttaaagttcttaggcttgaatccgatgctaactggttgatttgatgttgtttgaggtgtttagaagatttgtataagtttggatagtgatatatgacttgtttgtgcttttggttgaggtcttgggggcctcgggatgatttcggatggttaacgggaagttggaACTTGGAGTTTGCAGTTGAAGTTCTTTGGGCTACTGTCATAACCACATATGCGTTGAGAGTCCGCAAATACGACTCCCGCAGATGCCGAATTTAGCCGTAGAAGCGTCCATCTGAGGAAAAAGCaaggagtcgcaggtgcggaagggtTCACGtacctgcgtgaccgcagatgcagtgAGTAGGTCGCAAATGCGGATTTTGGGACTTTAATGAGTTTCGTAGGTGCGGTCGTTTTTCCGCATAAGCGGATTCGCTGGGCAGAATATATAAATAGTGGCCTTTgcgaatttgagttattctttcaccattttcatccggaaATTGAGCTTTTGGGGAGGTTTTTGAGAAGGAATTCCAGGGAGATTCGAAGATTCTTGGAACCTAAACTCGTTATTATGGTGATTTTATCATTCtaagcatgaaaatttaaggaaaatcagtggtaaattgaaggttagggcttgattaattagagacctttgagtgatgatttgagggaccatttgaggtccgattttggtacttttggtatgaatgaactagTGAGAGTGCGAGGgttctaaaaatgtaaatgctacccgattccaagacgtgggcccgaagggcattttggtcattttacctaatttcgcatattagtttagaatttatttgtagaatcagttacttgaagtgctatttacattatgaaattgaattgaatagatttgggtcatttggagtcgagtactcgtgacaaagacgtggtttcgggttgactttgagccggttcaaggtaagtggcttacctaaccttgtgtgggggaccttccccttaggatttggtattattgataattgaaatgccttgtacgtgaggtgacgagtacgtacttgtgctaattgttgaaaatctggttttcattaagtaattactagtatgtttctctTCCTGTTTATACCACTTTCaatttaagcttgttgttagcttagaaaagcatgtctaattgacttaattgccttaattgctcaaattgccttatttggattacgtgcagcatgctaggttagaagtACCTATTTTGCCTTTGTATGATacttgaattgaactgtgtactcttcttgttgttgctgtgtgtttactttgggactatggaacggtattccgggagatccccctgcacatttacattgtaactacgggactgcacccggtagatttcccCTGCACTgcgtatttacatttgggattacggatcgatattccgggagatcccatcgcattatgagttggactatgggacggtattccaggagatctaCTGGATAtatacatttgggactacaggatggtatcctgggagatccccggttgttatctttgtattgagctgtatttctttctatgtttactttgcctctatagtagttgttgttgtcctttatatcctgtgttacttttattgTTGTACTTACTTATACGGTTTTTTTTACACTAttgaaccttatattttatttaacctcagtagggccctgacctttctcgtcactatccgaccgaggttaggcttggcacttactgagtaccgttgtggtgtactcatgccctttctgcgcatgtttttcatgtgcagatccaggtacttccactcagacttatcatgcttgagacgaggcgcttgtagagactccgaggtatatctgtcgcgttcgcagaccgaagagtccctttctacacTCCCctttgtattagcccttctgtattttcgttttctttgttagatattctggagttagatgcttgtagacattcaaaggcttgtgatcatgagatttcgggttttggaaaatgttagtaatttcgagagttgatattgtgtatgccaagcggcacttttaaacactattttattttactatttcggtttttaattatttcttccgcaaattggtttattttttcgcattgttaggcttacctagtcatatagactaggtgtcgtcacgatggttcacggagggcgaatcgGGGTCATGACAAGGACCAACTTAGATGGAGAGTAAACTGTTAATTTAAGATAGGTAAATATCACTTTTATAAACTCTAGTTTCATTGAATCAACATGTAACTCAGTTGGAGAGTTAATACAAGTAACCAAATAACTAGAGGCAAAATCTATAATGAATTTATCCGATGTGAAAGAAGACTTATGTCCACATACAAATTTATTATATTACTGTAAAACATGATTGGAAACAATGGGAATTGAACCCTACCATCAcagatttcttttaaaaaaaatcttttattaaattgtttttcaaaaaatagaaaaatagccAAAACCCCATCTAAACGACCCCGAATGCCCAAAAAATGATGTACATCATGAGCAAAGCTGATGAGTATTGCTCACTAGGCCGTTTTCGATGAAcctacaaaatttgaggtcaatcggaattcgacagaattttaaaattctaaatcaTGACCTATTTGTAGAATTCTGTTTTTGGCGTTTTTAagggtttttattattttgacTTGTTCGAATCACATAATATACTGATGTATGTTAAAACATGATTTCAgaactcaaaataatatttttattattatttaataaaaTACGTGTTCAAACAGGATTGTAAAAAACAATATGTTTTCATCGTTCAAAAACGTCATTGTTCATAATTCCGTATATTAATCCAAAATTTTAGAATTAATATCATACAAAACAGTCAAGTTTTTATTAATATAACACTGTGATTACGGACAAAATACAACTAAAACAGGTTAATACTCGGTTCCTTTATCCCCTTTTACCTTTCATGATAAATTGGCTAAactcataaatatatatatatatatatatattaacccaTAATTATAGAATTAATAGCATTCAAAAACAGTTacgtttttaaaaataaattgctATTCATCAAAAACGTAATTAAACAGACTGTCATCAAATA contains:
- the LOC142174450 gene encoding uncharacterized protein LOC142174450, with the protein product MDLSLAKLLNELHVAESIIKQQDPVVALNVEKTLVSKSKGNSRATNHICTTLQGFQETRWLSENEVCIFQANGEPAPALALGDIRVSFSSDRVLVLKDVLYVPIGRNLISVSKIMDVGYNVYFANNSTVIKFNKRFIYTFSRVHDLFIFDISPHVLQQPK